A window of the Roseovarius sp. S88 genome harbors these coding sequences:
- a CDS encoding fatty acid desaturase, whose product MTFRDYLKDYTNKSDLMGWTSFLCSLAAYFAALILASLAWPAWWISLPLIVILAFASVRLYVLQHDCGHHSLFATKPLNDMAGYILSIFSLTPFRVMQYNHNQHHAYLGNLEHRETTEVYTMTLREWQEAGLWTRLWYRTYRNPAVMLSVGGIYTYFIAYRWPKNTLKVGMWGVIAHNLMLVVWIWAVWVVLGVTGLAMLGSSAIVAGIIGVFLVYLQHNFEETYWDRKPDLDFRKATLEGSSSLDLGHWWDIGTGNIAYHDLHHYNPMIPSYRLRHAQKNLPDELRVHDEIHWPQAIASFRLKLWDEEAERLVPFPKAHAGGVVPAE is encoded by the coding sequence ATGACTTTTCGCGACTATTTGAAAGACTACACGAACAAATCTGACCTGATGGGCTGGACGAGCTTTCTCTGTTCCCTGGCCGCCTATTTTGCAGCCCTTATCCTCGCCAGTCTGGCGTGGCCCGCCTGGTGGATCAGCCTGCCGCTGATCGTGATCCTCGCCTTTGCGTCTGTGCGCCTTTACGTGCTGCAACATGATTGCGGACATCATTCGCTGTTTGCCACCAAACCACTCAACGACATGGCAGGCTACATCCTGTCGATCTTCTCCCTGACGCCTTTTCGCGTCATGCAATACAATCACAATCAGCATCACGCCTATTTGGGCAATCTGGAGCACCGGGAGACGACCGAGGTCTACACGATGACCCTGCGCGAATGGCAGGAGGCGGGTCTGTGGACTCGCCTGTGGTATCGCACCTACCGAAACCCGGCCGTGATGCTGTCTGTGGGCGGGATTTACACGTATTTCATTGCCTATCGCTGGCCGAAAAACACACTAAAAGTCGGTATGTGGGGTGTGATTGCACATAACTTGATGTTGGTGGTGTGGATCTGGGCCGTCTGGGTCGTGCTGGGCGTCACCGGCCTTGCCATGTTGGGCAGCAGCGCGATTGTCGCGGGCATAATTGGCGTATTCCTCGTCTACCTGCAGCATAATTTTGAAGAAACCTACTGGGACCGTAAACCAGATCTCGACTTCCGCAAGGCAACGCTGGAAGGCTCCTCCAGCCTTGATCTGGGCCATTGGTGGGACATCGGCACTGGCAACATCGCCTATCACGACCTGCACCACTACAACCCGATGATCCCATCCTATCGCTTGCGCCACGCGCAGAAAAATCTGCCTGATGAGTTGCGCGTGCATGACGAAATCCACTGGCCACAAGCCATCGCAAGCTTCCGGCTCAAGCTCTGGGACGAAGAGGCTGAACGCCTGGTGCCGTTTCCCAAGGCGCACGCCGGTGGTGTTGTGCCGGCGGAATAG
- a CDS encoding DMT family transporter, producing the protein MSAHPLHNPPLAAGLTLAAAAFVAGTTLLAKALGTDALGPALHPLQISHGRFLFALLTILVFVAATRPKFTRPNVKLHVLRSGLGWGGVTLMFAAAAFIPLSDATAISFLNPVFCMMLAVPILGERVGPVRWAAALVALFGAAVLTRPGASTVEIGAFLALGAAMLFGAELIAIKRLSGGEAPVQILLINNIIGLCIATLAVLLVWAAPTPAQWAALAALGVLMAAAQACFVNAMARADASFVAPFFYAALVFAAFYDAAVFGVWPDMVSVIGAAVILAGAGLLAWREAGAKR; encoded by the coding sequence ATGAGTGCCCATCCGCTTCATAATCCTCCGCTGGCCGCCGGGTTGACCCTAGCGGCGGCGGCATTCGTGGCGGGCACGACGCTGTTGGCCAAGGCGTTGGGCACAGATGCGCTCGGGCCTGCGCTGCATCCATTGCAGATCAGCCATGGCAGGTTCCTATTTGCGTTGTTGACGATTTTGGTCTTCGTGGCCGCGACGCGGCCCAAGTTCACCCGCCCCAATGTGAAGCTGCATGTTTTGCGCTCAGGGCTTGGCTGGGGCGGCGTCACGCTCATGTTTGCGGCGGCGGCGTTCATTCCGCTGTCGGATGCCACGGCGATCAGCTTTCTCAACCCGGTCTTTTGCATGATGTTGGCCGTTCCTATCCTGGGTGAACGCGTTGGCCCTGTGAGGTGGGCGGCAGCCCTGGTTGCGCTTTTCGGCGCGGCAGTCCTGACGCGCCCTGGTGCAAGCACAGTGGAGATTGGTGCCTTTCTCGCACTCGGTGCAGCAATGCTGTTTGGGGCAGAACTCATTGCGATCAAACGGTTGTCAGGTGGCGAGGCCCCGGTGCAAATTCTATTGATCAACAACATAATCGGGCTTTGTATCGCAACCTTAGCCGTGCTTTTAGTCTGGGCCGCGCCGACACCTGCGCAATGGGCGGCATTGGCCGCTCTTGGTGTGTTGATGGCAGCGGCTCAGGCCTGTTTTGTGAACGCCATGGCGCGGGCGGATGCCAGTTTCGTGGCGCCGTTTTTCTATGCAGCACTTGTTTTTGCGGCTTTCTACGACGCCGCTGTGTTTGGTGTCTGGCCGGATATGGTTTCGGTGATTGGAGCGGCCGTCATTCTCGCAGGTGCGGGATTACTGGCATGGCGAGAGGCCGGAGCGAAACGATAA
- a CDS encoding glutathione S-transferase family protein, giving the protein MGQLVDGVWQDTWYNTKSSGGAFKRSTAAYRNWITADGSAGPTGDGGFKAESGRYHLYVSLACPWAHRTLIFRALKGLEPHIGVSAVHPDMMADGWSFATDYEGATGDQLHDLPFARDIYLKADPKTSGRVTVPILWDRERETIVSNESSEIIRMFNSAFIGITGNTDDYWPEDMRDEIEPVNERIYSTLNNGVYKAGFATSQEAYDAAVVPLFDTLSWLEARLATSRYLMGDRITEADWRLFTTLIRFDLVYHLHFKCNQARIVDYPNLWGYLRELYQWPGVRQTVNFDHIVRHYHYSHETVNPHRIIPINPVLDFDAPHGREALR; this is encoded by the coding sequence ATGGGACAACTGGTTGACGGAGTCTGGCAGGACACCTGGTACAATACCAAATCCTCAGGCGGTGCGTTCAAGCGCAGCACCGCGGCGTATCGCAATTGGATCACAGCAGATGGAAGCGCCGGACCCACAGGAGACGGCGGGTTCAAGGCCGAAAGCGGTCGGTATCACCTTTACGTCTCACTGGCATGTCCATGGGCGCATCGCACATTGATCTTTCGCGCGTTGAAAGGTCTTGAGCCGCATATCGGGGTGTCTGCGGTGCATCCGGACATGATGGCGGATGGGTGGAGCTTTGCCACGGATTACGAAGGGGCCACGGGCGATCAGCTTCATGACCTGCCCTTTGCCCGGGACATTTATCTCAAGGCCGATCCCAAGACGTCGGGCCGCGTGACGGTGCCGATCTTGTGGGACCGGGAGCGAGAGACGATTGTGTCCAACGAATCCTCAGAAATCATCCGTATGTTCAATTCGGCCTTTATCGGCATCACAGGAAACACCGATGACTATTGGCCCGAAGACATGCGCGACGAGATCGAGCCGGTCAATGAACGGATCTATTCAACGCTTAACAATGGGGTCTACAAGGCCGGGTTTGCGACCAGTCAGGAGGCTTATGACGCGGCAGTTGTGCCACTGTTTGACACGCTGAGCTGGCTTGAGGCGCGGCTGGCCACGTCGCGCTACCTGATGGGGGATCGGATCACCGAAGCAGATTGGCGGCTCTTCACGACGCTTATCCGGTTCGATCTGGTCTATCACCTGCACTTCAAATGCAACCAGGCGCGGATTGTGGATTACCCAAATCTCTGGGGCTATCTGCGTGAGCTCTATCAATGGCCGGGCGTACGGCAGACAGTGAATTTCGATCATATCGTCCGGCACTATCATTACAGCCACGAGACGGTGAACCCGCACCGGATCATCCCGATCAATCCGGTTCTGGATTTCGATGCACCTCATGGTCGGGAAGCCTTGCGCTAG
- a CDS encoding DUF6732 family protein encodes MHRLFALLTLLLPGAALAHPGHLAEVAGHGHWLSAGALAAAAALGLWAAKGRKSKENAENTSDAPLEDDEPQEA; translated from the coding sequence ATGCACCGGCTCTTTGCACTTCTGACGCTGCTCTTGCCAGGCGCGGCGTTGGCCCACCCTGGACATCTCGCCGAAGTCGCGGGCCACGGGCATTGGCTTTCCGCGGGTGCGTTGGCTGCTGCGGCGGCACTGGGCCTTTGGGCTGCCAAGGGGCGCAAATCCAAAGAAAACGCGGAAAACACGTCGGACGCGCCCCTCGAAGACGACGAGCCACAGGAGGCGTAG
- a CDS encoding sirohydrochlorin chelatase, whose amino-acid sequence MKTGVMICGHGSRSQSAVDEFATLAEKLPPLLPSDWEMEYGYLEFANPVIRDGLDNLRERGCERILAVPGMLFAAMHSKNDIPTVLNTYAAKHDIDVRYGRELGVDPKMIAAAGGRIEDALAKADAEQGPVSRHDTCLVVIGRGASDPDANSNVAKIARLLHEGMGFGWCEVGYSGVTFPLVEPCLQHVVKLGYKRVVVFPYFLFSGILIDRIYGFTDQVAAEYPAQQFVKAGYLGDHPKVLETFAERVREQVGAVPPPNCGTCQYRTQILAIEGQDPQKITPAQRAILTAEKGAGHPAFGDVPPPTCVMCKYRTAVLGFEAEVGAVQESHHHHVEGQGASAPGSNVEDCKLCDTFCTGMCRLEMQAHHHHHHHDHHHDHDHHHHHHHAEYPHAKHPHGPESARKTKA is encoded by the coding sequence ATGAAAACCGGTGTGATGATCTGTGGTCACGGCTCGCGCAGCCAATCGGCGGTTGATGAGTTTGCCACACTGGCCGAAAAGCTGCCCCCCCTTCTGCCCTCTGACTGGGAGATGGAATACGGCTATCTCGAATTTGCCAACCCGGTCATTCGTGATGGCCTCGACAACCTCCGCGAGAGAGGCTGTGAGCGCATCCTTGCCGTGCCGGGCATGCTCTTTGCTGCAATGCATTCCAAAAATGATATCCCCACGGTTCTGAACACCTATGCCGCGAAACACGACATCGACGTGCGCTATGGCCGTGAACTGGGTGTTGACCCCAAAATGATTGCCGCCGCCGGAGGCCGCATCGAAGACGCACTCGCCAAAGCAGACGCTGAACAGGGCCCGGTCAGCCGCCACGACACCTGTCTTGTGGTCATCGGACGCGGGGCCTCTGACCCTGACGCCAATTCCAACGTCGCCAAAATCGCGCGGCTCTTGCACGAAGGTATGGGCTTTGGCTGGTGCGAGGTGGGCTATTCGGGCGTGACATTCCCGCTGGTTGAACCCTGTCTGCAGCATGTGGTGAAACTGGGTTATAAACGCGTGGTCGTCTTTCCGTACTTCCTCTTCTCTGGCATCCTGATTGACCGCATCTATGGTTTCACCGATCAGGTCGCGGCTGAATACCCTGCGCAGCAATTCGTCAAAGCGGGCTATCTCGGCGACCATCCCAAAGTGCTGGAAACCTTCGCTGAACGTGTCCGCGAACAGGTGGGAGCCGTGCCGCCGCCCAATTGCGGCACCTGCCAGTACCGCACGCAGATTCTCGCCATCGAAGGGCAGGACCCGCAAAAGATCACGCCCGCCCAACGTGCCATTCTCACTGCCGAAAAAGGTGCGGGACACCCCGCCTTTGGTGATGTCCCGCCGCCCACTTGTGTGATGTGCAAGTACCGCACCGCCGTGCTGGGCTTTGAGGCTGAAGTGGGCGCGGTGCAGGAAAGCCACCATCACCATGTGGAAGGCCAGGGCGCCAGCGCGCCGGGGTCCAACGTCGAAGATTGCAAGCTCTGCGACACGTTCTGCACCGGCATGTGCCGCCTTGAAATGCAGGCGCATCATCATCACCATCACCACGATCACCACCACGATCATGATCATCACCACCATCATCATCACGCGGAATACCCCCATGCCAAACACCCGCATGGGCCCGAAAGCGCGCGTAAAACCAAAGCCTGA
- a CDS encoding precorrin-8X methylmutase, with protein sequence MRPYEKNPSAIYAESFATVRREARLERFGPGLEALAIRLIHACGMVEVADRLAFSETAYDAGHAALQAGKPVLCDCEMVGAGIIRRYLPADNEVIVTLNDPRVPGIAAGIGNTRSAAAVELWAEHLDGAVVAIGNAPTALFHLLELLEQGAPKPAVILGFPVGFVGAAESKAELAANPRDCEFVALRGRRGGSAMASAAVNALAAGLPEGDTR encoded by the coding sequence TTGCGCCCCTACGAGAAAAACCCATCGGCAATCTATGCCGAAAGCTTTGCCACAGTACGGCGCGAAGCCCGGCTGGAGCGGTTTGGTCCGGGGCTTGAGGCACTGGCCATAAGGCTCATCCACGCCTGCGGCATGGTTGAGGTCGCTGACCGGCTGGCGTTCTCAGAAACCGCCTATGACGCGGGCCACGCGGCTTTGCAGGCGGGTAAGCCCGTGCTCTGCGATTGTGAAATGGTCGGCGCTGGTATCATCCGCCGCTACTTGCCTGCCGACAACGAGGTCATTGTCACCCTCAACGACCCACGCGTGCCAGGCATCGCCGCCGGTATTGGCAACACCCGCTCAGCGGCTGCAGTTGAGCTCTGGGCCGAGCACCTCGATGGTGCTGTCGTGGCCATCGGCAATGCGCCCACAGCGCTTTTCCATTTGTTGGAACTCCTCGAACAGGGTGCACCAAAACCGGCGGTCATCCTTGGATTCCCAGTGGGTTTTGTGGGCGCGGCGGAGAGCAAGGCGGAACTCGCTGCCAACCCCCGCGACTGTGAGTTTGTCGCGCTGCGCGGTCGGCGCGGCGGCTCTGCCATGGCCTCGGCTGCTGTGAACGCGCTGGCTGCAGGTCTTCCGGAAGGAGACACACGATGA
- the cbiE gene encoding precorrin-6y C5,15-methyltransferase (decarboxylating) subunit CbiE encodes MSDPWLHIVGIGEDGLEGLLPATRAVVEAAEVIVGGDRHHLLSEAVTAERVAWPSPFDALIDMLRGFQGRRVVVLATGDPLWFSVGARIGREIDPAEITYHPQLSAFQLAAARMGWSLPDVETLTVHGRPVEQMIAFIQPDARLLILTTGEETPAQIARFLTERGFGASNMTVLAAMGGSDEARFDGTAESWSHRVPAFNTLAVDCIAAPDAALLPRVPGLEDTLFQSDGTMTKQEVRAATLAKLMPMRGALLWDIGTGCGSVAVEWMRGARYAHAIGIEPRADRRAMAAANALALGVPKLQLVDGTVPSALEGLEAPDAVFIGGGLSVDVFEAAWAALRPLGRLVANAVTLESETVLLELHKAYGGQLVKLAIHRAEPVGGLTGWRPLMPVTQWSLVKR; translated from the coding sequence ATGTCTGATCCCTGGCTGCATATTGTCGGCATCGGCGAAGACGGGCTTGAAGGCCTGCTGCCTGCCACCCGCGCCGTGGTCGAAGCCGCAGAGGTGATCGTTGGTGGGGATCGACACCATTTGTTGTCAGAGGCCGTGACAGCAGAACGCGTGGCCTGGCCGAGCCCGTTTGACGCGCTCATCGACATGCTTCGTGGGTTTCAGGGTCGTCGCGTGGTGGTTTTGGCGACGGGAGACCCCCTTTGGTTCTCGGTGGGCGCGCGTATCGGGCGCGAAATTGATCCCGCCGAAATCACCTATCATCCGCAACTCTCAGCCTTCCAACTGGCCGCTGCGCGCATGGGCTGGAGCTTGCCGGATGTGGAAACACTCACCGTGCATGGTCGTCCCGTTGAGCAGATGATCGCTTTTATCCAGCCTGACGCACGGCTCTTGATCCTGACCACCGGAGAAGAAACACCGGCACAGATCGCGCGCTTTCTGACCGAACGCGGTTTTGGAGCATCCAACATGACCGTGTTGGCGGCGATGGGCGGTTCAGATGAGGCGCGTTTTGACGGCACCGCAGAAAGCTGGTCGCATAGAGTACCGGCCTTTAACACATTGGCCGTGGATTGCATCGCCGCTCCCGACGCCGCGCTCTTGCCGCGTGTGCCGGGTTTGGAGGACACGCTTTTCCAAAGTGATGGCACCATGACCAAACAGGAGGTTCGCGCGGCCACTTTGGCCAAACTGATGCCGATGCGGGGCGCGCTTTTGTGGGATATTGGCACGGGCTGCGGGTCTGTGGCCGTGGAATGGATGCGTGGGGCGAGATATGCGCACGCAATTGGGATTGAGCCGCGTGCGGACCGCCGGGCCATGGCGGCGGCTAATGCGCTGGCATTGGGCGTGCCCAAGCTTCAGTTGGTCGACGGCACTGTTCCATCAGCACTTGAGGGGCTGGAGGCCCCCGATGCTGTCTTTATCGGCGGTGGGCTGAGCGTCGATGTGTTTGAAGCGGCCTGGGCCGCCCTGCGTCCATTGGGCCGGCTTGTGGCCAATGCCGTGACATTAGAGAGCGAAACCGTTCTGCTTGAGTTGCACAAGGCGTATGGCGGTCAGCTTGTGAAACTGGCCATACACCGCGCCGAACCTGTGGGTGGGCTCACTGGCTGGCGCCCTCTGATGCCGGTTACACAATGGAGCCTGGTGAAACGATGA
- the cobI gene encoding precorrin-2 C(20)-methyltransferase — MAGKLYGVGLGPGDPDLMTRKAHRLIASAKVVAYPTLAGADSFARSIAADAIPATAREIVMDVPMTTDRAPAQAAYDQGAVEIAMALDDGQDVVCLCEGDPFFYGSFMYLFARLSQRYEVEVVPGVTSITTCAARAGLPLAARNERLTVLPGPLPEKELRTRIEGAESVAIMKVGRHLSKIRGVIDALGFTDQAVYVERASLPDEVVCPLVNAPEKAPYFSMILLTKGADPWL; from the coding sequence ATGGCGGGTAAGCTTTATGGCGTCGGGCTTGGTCCGGGTGATCCGGACCTGATGACGCGCAAAGCGCATAGGTTGATCGCGAGTGCGAAGGTTGTGGCCTATCCCACGCTTGCTGGGGCTGACAGTTTCGCGCGCTCTATTGCGGCGGATGCCATACCCGCCACTGCGCGCGAGATTGTCATGGACGTGCCGATGACCACGGATCGCGCCCCGGCGCAGGCAGCGTATGATCAAGGGGCGGTTGAGATTGCAATGGCGCTGGACGATGGTCAGGATGTGGTTTGTCTCTGTGAAGGCGATCCGTTCTTCTACGGCTCCTTTATGTATCTCTTTGCCCGTTTGTCACAGCGCTACGAGGTCGAGGTTGTGCCCGGCGTGACCTCGATCACCACTTGTGCGGCACGCGCTGGGCTACCATTGGCGGCGCGCAACGAGCGACTGACGGTCTTGCCGGGGCCTTTGCCCGAGAAGGAGTTGCGCACGCGTATTGAAGGGGCGGAAAGTGTGGCCATTATGAAAGTAGGGCGGCATCTGTCCAAGATCCGGGGTGTGATCGACGCGCTGGGCTTCACGGATCAGGCCGTCTATGTCGAACGCGCCAGCCTGCCGGATGAAGTTGTGTGTCCGCTGGTCAACGCGCCAGAGAAGGCGCCTTATTTCTCGATGATCTTATTGACCAAAGGAGCCGATCCATGGCTGTGA
- the cobJ gene encoding precorrin-3B C(17)-methyltransferase gives MAVTPVVLALSRSGEAVAHRVAASLGAQVHGREGRVAQADAFFPNALDHARDLFAAGVPVVGVCASGILIRAVAPVLSDKTKEPPVVSVSDDGAVVVPLLGGHRGANRLASLIAEELGATAAVTTAGDVAMGVALDEPPEGYRLANPGDAKAAMAALLNGAGVRVTGNNIFGVEETGGAVELVVSDAPQTPSEHRLVYHPQSYVVGVGCARNADPEALWDLVTETLQTAGIAQGAVAAVATVDIKADEPAMNTLAQRLGVPMRVFTPAELEAQADKLANPSDVVFAEVGCHGVAEGAALAMGGELVVEKRKTTTCTCSISRANHVPMEMKGRARGQLSVVGIGPGQSSWRTPEVSKLVTEAEELVGYGLYIDLLGPLAAGKKRSDFPLGGEEARCRYALERAAEGRNVALVCSGDAGIYAMGALVFELLDRGPKHEGVSDAARRVEVVCSPGVSALQGAAARAGAPLGHDFCTISLSDLLTPRDDILRRLKAAAEGDFVIAFYNPVSKTRRTLLAEARDILLQHRPADTPVMLASNLGRPEEYVRYRKLKDLQVDEIDMLTVLLVGSSNSRLAQLGEGPRMFTPRGYARKIDGDLSDKKGIA, from the coding sequence ATGGCTGTGACCCCTGTTGTATTGGCCCTCAGCCGATCCGGTGAAGCGGTGGCGCATCGGGTGGCCGCCAGTCTGGGCGCGCAGGTGCATGGGCGTGAGGGCAGGGTGGCGCAGGCAGACGCGTTCTTCCCAAATGCATTGGATCATGCCCGCGATCTTTTTGCAGCCGGTGTGCCGGTTGTCGGCGTATGTGCGAGCGGCATTCTGATCCGCGCGGTTGCACCGGTGTTGAGCGACAAGACCAAAGAGCCACCCGTTGTGTCAGTTAGCGACGATGGTGCGGTCGTCGTGCCCCTCCTCGGAGGGCATCGGGGCGCGAACCGCCTGGCCTCTCTCATCGCTGAAGAACTGGGCGCCACAGCCGCGGTCACCACTGCAGGTGACGTGGCCATGGGCGTGGCGTTGGATGAGCCGCCAGAGGGATATCGCTTGGCCAATCCGGGGGATGCAAAAGCTGCGATGGCGGCTTTGCTGAATGGCGCAGGCGTCCGTGTCACAGGTAACAACATCTTTGGCGTGGAAGAGACAGGCGGCGCTGTTGAGCTTGTGGTAAGTGATGCCCCGCAAACCCCTTCTGAGCATCGGTTGGTCTATCACCCGCAATCCTATGTGGTCGGTGTGGGCTGCGCGCGCAATGCGGACCCTGAAGCGCTTTGGGATTTGGTGACGGAGACGTTGCAAACAGCTGGCATCGCGCAAGGTGCCGTTGCGGCTGTTGCCACTGTGGACATCAAAGCCGATGAGCCTGCCATGAATACCTTGGCGCAGCGCTTGGGTGTGCCAATGCGTGTCTTCACCCCGGCAGAGCTTGAGGCGCAGGCTGATAAGCTCGCCAACCCTTCAGACGTGGTCTTCGCTGAGGTCGGCTGCCACGGCGTGGCAGAAGGGGCCGCATTGGCCATGGGCGGAGAGCTCGTGGTTGAAAAACGCAAGACCACAACCTGCACATGCAGTATTTCGCGTGCGAACCATGTCCCGATGGAAATGAAAGGCCGGGCGCGCGGGCAACTGAGCGTGGTGGGCATCGGCCCCGGCCAATCCAGCTGGCGCACGCCGGAAGTCTCCAAGCTGGTGACGGAGGCAGAAGAACTGGTGGGCTACGGGCTTTACATTGATCTGCTGGGCCCACTGGCCGCGGGCAAGAAACGCTCTGACTTTCCGTTGGGCGGTGAAGAGGCGCGTTGCCGTTATGCGTTGGAGCGGGCGGCGGAAGGGCGGAACGTGGCGCTGGTTTGCTCAGGCGATGCCGGAATTTATGCGATGGGTGCGCTAGTGTTTGAGCTACTGGACCGCGGCCCGAAACATGAAGGCGTAAGCGATGCTGCGCGCCGGGTTGAGGTGGTCTGTTCGCCCGGTGTAAGTGCCCTGCAAGGGGCCGCAGCGCGGGCAGGGGCCCCTTTGGGGCATGATTTCTGCACAATATCCCTGAGTGATCTACTCACCCCACGCGACGATATCCTGCGCCGTCTCAAGGCCGCAGCCGAGGGTGATTTCGTCATCGCCTTCTACAACCCGGTCAGCAAGACGCGCCGCACTCTTCTAGCTGAGGCACGCGATATCCTGCTCCAACATCGTCCGGCGGACACGCCCGTGATGCTGGCCAGCAATTTGGGGCGTCCTGAAGAGTATGTGCGCTATCGCAAACTCAAAGATCTGCAGGTGGACGAGATCGATATGCTCACTGTCTTACTGGTGGGCTCCTCCAACTCACGGTTGGCGCAACTGGGGGAGGGGCCTCGTATGTTCACGCCACGTGGCTACGCGCGCAAGATTGATGGCGACTTATCTGACAAAAAGGGCATCGCATGA
- a CDS encoding DUF6882 domain-containing protein, translated as MNEILLEFAGRMADGGATQLPESYKALAVNAEFHLKTRMAGSELAQRLGDVSDYRLNLKKGRISFVFDGAPEVAADAQVVGTYSDDGSWMWGWGHPDVPQPMQQAAWAVQQFGERQEIEDLLSRGGPIDATRLAEFQAICAYISDADGVFMGAHGAGGQVCVCYYQNNQLKGLLGQ; from the coding sequence ATGAACGAGATATTGTTGGAGTTTGCTGGGCGCATGGCGGATGGCGGGGCCACGCAACTGCCAGAAAGCTACAAGGCGCTTGCGGTCAATGCGGAGTTCCACCTGAAGACGCGTATGGCCGGGTCAGAACTGGCGCAGCGGTTGGGCGATGTCAGCGACTACCGCCTCAACCTCAAAAAGGGTCGCATCAGCTTTGTCTTTGACGGCGCGCCAGAGGTTGCCGCTGATGCGCAAGTGGTTGGCACCTATTCCGATGACGGGTCTTGGATGTGGGGCTGGGGGCACCCCGATGTGCCGCAGCCGATGCAACAGGCCGCCTGGGCCGTGCAGCAATTTGGTGAACGCCAGGAGATCGAAGACCTGCTGAGCCGCGGTGGTCCCATTGATGCCACGCGTCTGGCGGAGTTTCAGGCCATATGCGCCTATATCTCGGACGCCGACGGTGTCTTTATGGGCGCACATGGCGCCGGTGGACAGGTCTGTGTCTGTTACTACCAGAACAATCAGTTGAAGGGGCTTTTGGGACAATGA
- the cobM gene encoding precorrin-4 C(11)-methyltransferase encodes MTVYFIGAGPGDPELLTKKAERIIGECPVCLYAGSLVPAEVVACAPQGARVMDTAPMTLDETHAEIVAAHANGQDVARVHSGDPSLYGAIAEQIRRLRTEGIDYQIVPGVPAYAAAAAALGQELTVPEIGQSIVLTRVSMKSTSMPEGETLENFARTGTTLAIHLGVRAFREIERVLTPHYGADCPVVVAYRVGWPDQMFIRGTLSDIREKVRAEKITRTALILVGPVLGEIAEFTESALYDPAIPHVLRPRVATVDVDQ; translated from the coding sequence ATGACCGTCTATTTCATTGGCGCAGGTCCGGGGGACCCCGAACTTCTGACCAAAAAGGCTGAGCGCATCATCGGGGAATGCCCCGTTTGCCTTTATGCCGGTTCGCTGGTTCCGGCCGAAGTGGTCGCCTGCGCCCCGCAAGGCGCGCGGGTGATGGACACGGCCCCCATGACGCTCGATGAAACCCATGCCGAGATCGTGGCCGCCCATGCCAATGGCCAAGACGTGGCGCGGGTGCATTCCGGCGATCCCTCGCTTTACGGAGCCATTGCCGAGCAAATCCGCCGCCTGCGGACTGAAGGCATAGACTATCAGATCGTTCCCGGCGTGCCCGCCTATGCAGCTGCCGCCGCTGCACTGGGTCAGGAACTGACCGTACCGGAGATCGGACAATCTATCGTGCTCACGCGCGTGTCGATGAAGTCAACGTCGATGCCCGAGGGTGAAACACTGGAAAATTTCGCTCGGACCGGAACAACATTGGCCATTCATCTGGGCGTGCGCGCATTTCGCGAAATTGAACGTGTCCTGACTCCACATTATGGCGCGGATTGCCCTGTGGTGGTGGCCTATCGCGTTGGCTGGCCCGATCAAATGTTCATTCGCGGCACTCTGAGTGACATCCGCGAAAAGGTGCGCGCCGAAAAGATCACGCGCACGGCGCTGATCCTGGTGGGCCCCGTGCTTGGCGAAATCGCAGAGTTCACCGAAAGCGCACTTTACGATCCTGCCATTCCCCATGTTTTGCGGCCGCGCGTCGCAACAGTAGACGTGGACCAGTAA